A single region of the Streptomyces caelestis genome encodes:
- a CDS encoding glutamate dehydrogenase, translated as MASPLLFLTWTDHITGRQGFLVVDRLVRGVASGGLRMRAGCTLDEVTGLARGMTMKEALHYDPASRYVPLGGAKGGIDCDPRDPEAYPLLVRYLRAMRPYIESCWTTGEDLGLTQDLVDRAATEAGLVSSIQAVYPLLDDEADARRRLGDAFAVEVDGIGLDELVGGCGVAEAALTALDRAGVPHAGTRVALQGLGTMGGATARFLTRAGLTVVAVADIKGTIANPTGLDIEALLAARDAHGTVDRSALRPGDRELPGDAWLSADTDVLVPAAVSYAIDAENQERITARWVVEAANMPVRPEAELLLAARGVTVLPDVVVNSGTNAWWWWTLFGDIGADAEEAFAHTRRSMRSLVERMLARARADGTTPRAAAHALVADRLPVMAERFGWYR; from the coding sequence ATGGCCAGCCCCCTGCTGTTCCTCACCTGGACCGACCACATCACCGGCCGCCAGGGCTTCCTGGTCGTCGACCGGCTGGTGCGCGGTGTCGCCAGCGGCGGTCTGCGGATGCGCGCGGGCTGCACCCTGGACGAGGTCACCGGCCTCGCCCGCGGCATGACCATGAAGGAGGCCCTCCACTACGACCCCGCGAGCCGCTACGTCCCGCTCGGCGGCGCCAAGGGCGGCATCGACTGCGACCCGCGTGATCCGGAGGCCTATCCGCTGCTGGTGCGGTATCTGCGCGCCATGCGGCCGTACATCGAGAGCTGCTGGACGACCGGCGAGGACCTGGGGCTCACCCAGGACCTGGTGGACCGGGCCGCGACCGAGGCGGGACTGGTCTCCTCCATCCAGGCCGTGTACCCACTGCTGGACGACGAGGCGGATGCCCGGCGGCGGCTCGGGGACGCCTTCGCGGTCGAGGTGGACGGCATCGGGCTGGACGAGCTGGTGGGCGGCTGCGGGGTCGCCGAGGCGGCTCTCACGGCACTGGACCGCGCCGGGGTTCCCCACGCGGGGACGCGGGTCGCCCTCCAGGGGCTGGGCACCATGGGCGGGGCCACCGCGCGCTTCCTCACGCGCGCGGGACTCACGGTCGTGGCCGTCGCCGACATCAAGGGCACGATCGCCAACCCGACGGGGCTCGACATCGAGGCGCTGCTCGCCGCGCGGGATGCCCACGGCACCGTGGACCGCTCCGCGCTGCGCCCCGGCGACCGCGAACTGCCCGGCGACGCCTGGCTGTCGGCCGACACGGACGTCCTGGTGCCCGCGGCCGTCTCGTACGCGATCGACGCCGAAAACCAGGAGCGGATCACCGCCCGCTGGGTCGTCGAGGCGGCCAACATGCCCGTACGGCCCGAGGCGGAGCTGCTGCTGGCCGCGCGCGGGGTGACCGTGCTGCCGGACGTCGTGGTCAACTCGGGGACCAACGCCTGGTGGTGGTGGACGCTGTTCGGGGACATCGGCGCCGACGCCGAGGAGGCCTTCGCGCACACCCGCCGCTCGATGCGGTCCCTGGTCGAGCGGATGCTGGCCCGCGCACGGGCCGACGGCACGACACCGCGGGCCGCCGCCCACGCGCTCGTGGCGGACCGGCTGCCCGTCATGGCGGAACGGTTCGGCTGGTACCGCTGA
- a CDS encoding MBL fold metallo-hydrolase: MAGFRSLSSGLRALQPGAFGADPSGERMARIRRSPHFRDGVFQNPGGPARTRPSGSTLDFAKVFFDKETRPRRAPKGTVPVHATTLADIARPPATGLRLTWMGHSSVLAEIDGRRVLFDPVWGERCSPFPFAGPKRLHPVPLPLAALGPVDVVVISHDHYDHLDMPTVKALAGTDTLFAVPLGVGAHLEHWGVSAGRLRELDWHETTKVGGLTLTATPARHFCGRGLRNTQHTLWASWVVAGEEHRIYHSGDTGYFDGFKEIGAEHGPFDATMVQIGAYSDFWPDIHMTPEEGMRAHLDLQGGPEHGPMLPIHWATFNLATHPWAEPGEGTLAAARAVGARIALPHPGEPFEPTAETVPSVPWWRGVALAPAGGFPAREALADATIRAASNAAAVAQADTLSDDGGKAGKGSEDPETLPAS; this comes from the coding sequence GTGGCCGGTTTCCGTTCCCTGAGCTCCGGGCTCCGCGCGCTCCAGCCCGGGGCGTTCGGCGCGGACCCGAGCGGTGAACGCATGGCGCGCATCCGCAGATCGCCCCACTTCAGGGACGGGGTCTTCCAGAACCCCGGAGGTCCCGCGCGGACCCGGCCCTCGGGCTCCACCCTGGACTTCGCCAAGGTCTTCTTCGACAAGGAGACCCGGCCCCGCCGCGCCCCGAAGGGCACGGTGCCGGTGCACGCCACCACCCTCGCCGACATCGCCCGGCCACCGGCCACGGGGCTGCGGCTGACCTGGATGGGGCACTCCAGTGTGCTCGCGGAGATCGACGGCCGGCGCGTGCTGTTCGACCCGGTGTGGGGCGAGCGCTGCTCCCCGTTCCCGTTCGCCGGGCCGAAGCGGCTGCACCCGGTGCCCCTGCCGTTGGCCGCGCTCGGCCCGGTCGACGTCGTGGTCATCTCGCACGACCACTACGACCACCTGGACATGCCCACCGTCAAGGCCCTGGCCGGCACGGACACGCTGTTCGCCGTGCCGCTCGGCGTCGGTGCGCACCTGGAGCATTGGGGGGTCTCCGCCGGCCGGCTGCGCGAACTGGACTGGCACGAGACCACGAAGGTCGGCGGCCTCACCCTGACGGCCACTCCGGCCCGGCACTTCTGCGGCCGGGGGCTGCGCAACACCCAGCACACCCTGTGGGCCTCCTGGGTCGTCGCCGGCGAGGAGCACCGGATCTACCACAGCGGCGACACCGGCTACTTCGACGGTTTCAAGGAGATCGGTGCGGAGCACGGGCCGTTCGACGCCACGATGGTCCAGATCGGCGCGTACTCCGACTTCTGGCCCGACATCCACATGACCCCCGAGGAGGGCATGCGTGCCCACCTCGACCTCCAGGGCGGACCGGAGCACGGCCCGATGCTGCCGATCCACTGGGCGACGTTCAACCTGGCGACCCATCCGTGGGCCGAGCCCGGCGAGGGGACGCTCGCGGCCGCCCGCGCCGTGGGCGCCCGCATCGCCCTGCCCCACCCCGGTGAACCCTTCGAGCCCACGGCCGAGACCGTCCCGTCCGTGCCGTGGTGGCGTGGGGTGGCGCTCGCCCCGGCGGGTGGCTTTCCGGCCCGCGAAGCCCTCGCCGACGCCACGATCAGGGCCGCGTCGAACGCGGCAGCCGTGGCCCAGGCCGATACGTTGAGTGACGATGGCGGCAAGGCGGGCAAGGGTTCGGAGGACCCTGAAACGCTTCCGGCGAGCTGA
- a CDS encoding sensor histidine kinase has product MSHLRPPAARADRREGGRHGRPATRTAPALLETHIRPQLLRLAVLPPVAVALSGCAAVLFTVRSTGARPGPTLWVVLAGAVSVTLVGIVVAAVAANRAARSVYDRIDVLRRATARREADLRALVESLRRGDGPPQLSPQSSPRVGPAEGGDDFELLAADLTRAHDGAVTAVVQASQLSSQAGSEQKLEVFVNLARRLQSLVHREISILDELENEMEDPDLLKGLFHVDHLATRIRRHAENLAVLGGAVSRRQWSNPVSMTEVLRSAIAEVEQYSRVKLVPPIDGTLRGHAVADVIHLLAELAENATVFSAPHTQVLLRANLVTSGLAVEVEDRGLGMPLEEQTRMNALLADPDQVNVARLLADGRIGLFVVSQLARRHGITVRLQSNIYGGVQAVLVVPQALLGAEAGTSGGAGQPQGGADGTDRPAVPLRQSRQHGQQGQHGQQEQHGQFAVGAGDGAGAAPGSSPDPATGPASGASAVYGLPSGSGAAFDALPSTPPAAPRAHRPEARPASGGRPQNGRPAPLPVRGAHRERPNPAEARPGISPDDRRVLAEHGTAPPTPRNGTVRGTMGKPQLPRRRAQEHIAPQLRDGPTPRQDPDHLVGHDPGLVAAFQRGISLAEAQQHMEAGNMEWGDMESSTPMESSMPIGPAHREPTHTVPTHTESAHVGSAHAKPPHRDSAHRDPIPMDPIPMDPIPMDPIRMEPVHTEPLPTVNAARITEARGARDGVTSSRPDQTTTRHDGSAPAG; this is encoded by the coding sequence ATGTCTCACCTCCGCCCCCCGGCCGCACGCGCCGACCGCCGTGAGGGCGGGCGGCACGGGCGGCCGGCCACCCGCACCGCACCCGCGCTGCTCGAGACCCACATACGGCCCCAGCTGCTGCGTCTCGCCGTGCTGCCGCCCGTCGCCGTCGCCCTGAGCGGCTGTGCCGCCGTCCTCTTCACCGTCCGGTCCACCGGAGCGCGGCCGGGGCCGACGCTGTGGGTCGTGCTCGCCGGGGCGGTCTCGGTGACTCTGGTCGGCATCGTCGTCGCCGCGGTGGCCGCCAACCGGGCCGCTCGGTCCGTGTACGACCGCATCGACGTCCTGCGCCGCGCCACCGCACGGCGCGAGGCCGACCTGCGCGCCCTGGTCGAGAGCCTGCGCCGCGGGGACGGACCGCCTCAGCTCAGTCCGCAGAGCAGTCCGCGCGTCGGCCCCGCCGAGGGCGGTGACGACTTCGAACTCCTCGCCGCCGACCTGACCCGTGCGCATGACGGCGCCGTCACCGCCGTCGTCCAGGCCTCGCAGCTCTCCAGCCAGGCGGGCAGCGAGCAGAAGCTGGAGGTGTTCGTCAACCTCGCCCGGCGTTTGCAGTCGCTGGTGCACCGCGAGATCTCCATCCTCGACGAGCTGGAGAACGAGATGGAGGACCCCGACCTGCTCAAGGGGCTCTTCCACGTCGACCACCTCGCCACTCGCATCCGCCGTCACGCCGAGAACCTCGCCGTGCTCGGCGGGGCCGTCTCCCGCCGCCAGTGGAGCAACCCGGTCTCCATGACCGAGGTGCTGCGCTCGGCCATCGCCGAGGTCGAGCAGTACTCGCGGGTCAAGCTCGTGCCGCCGATCGACGGCACCCTGCGCGGACACGCCGTGGCCGACGTCATCCACCTGCTGGCCGAACTCGCCGAGAACGCCACGGTGTTCTCCGCCCCGCACACCCAGGTGCTGCTGCGCGCCAACCTCGTCACCTCCGGACTCGCCGTCGAGGTCGAGGATCGCGGTCTGGGCATGCCCCTGGAGGAGCAGACGCGGATGAACGCCCTGCTCGCCGACCCGGACCAGGTGAACGTCGCCCGGCTCCTCGCGGACGGCCGCATCGGCTTGTTCGTCGTCTCGCAGCTGGCCAGGCGGCACGGCATCACCGTCCGCCTCCAGAGCAACATCTACGGCGGAGTGCAGGCGGTGCTCGTGGTGCCGCAGGCGCTGCTCGGGGCGGAGGCGGGCACGTCCGGAGGCGCGGGGCAGCCGCAGGGCGGGGCGGACGGTACGGATCGTCCGGCCGTACCGCTGCGGCAGAGCCGGCAGCACGGACAGCAGGGGCAGCACGGACAGCAGGAGCAGCACGGGCAGTTCGCGGTCGGGGCGGGAGACGGAGCCGGGGCCGCGCCCGGAAGCTCGCCCGATCCGGCCACGGGGCCCGCGTCAGGGGCCTCGGCGGTCTACGGATTACCGTCCGGGTCAGGTGCCGCGTTCGACGCACTGCCGTCGACCCCGCCCGCCGCACCCCGGGCGCACCGGCCCGAGGCTCGACCGGCCTCGGGCGGACGCCCGCAGAACGGCCGGCCCGCGCCCCTGCCCGTGCGCGGTGCCCATCGGGAGCGACCCAACCCGGCCGAGGCGAGGCCCGGTATCAGCCCCGACGACCGGCGCGTCCTCGCCGAGCACGGGACCGCGCCGCCCACCCCGCGCAACGGCACCGTGCGCGGCACCATGGGCAAGCCCCAACTGCCCCGCCGCCGCGCCCAGGAGCACATCGCACCCCAGCTGCGCGACGGCCCCACGCCGCGCCAGGACCCCGACCACCTCGTCGGCCACGACCCCGGCCTGGTGGCGGCCTTCCAGCGCGGTATCAGCCTCGCCGAGGCCCAACAGCACATGGAGGCCGGGAACATGGAGTGGGGCGACATGGAGTCGTCGACCCCTATGGAGTCGTCGATGCCCATCGGGCCGGCGCACAGGGAGCCGACGCACACGGTGCCGACACACACTGAGTCGGCACACGTGGGCTCCGCACACGCGAAGCCGCCCCATAGGGACTCCGCGCACAGGGACCCGATCCCCATGGACCCGATCCCCATGGACCCCATCCCCATGGACCCGATCCGCATGGAGCCGGTGCACACCGAGCCCCTCCCCACCGTGAACGCGGCCCGCATCACCGAGGCGCGCGGCGCCCGGGACGGTGTGACCTCGTCCCGCCCCGACCAGACCACCACCCGGCACGACGGGAGCGCACCCGCCGGATGA
- a CDS encoding roadblock/LC7 domain-containing protein, with the protein MASDAPTAHVSDLDWLMSGLVQRVPHTSAAVLLSCDGLVKSVHGLDPDSADHMAALASGLYSLGRSAGVRFGDGGDVRQVVVELDSTLLFVTTAGSGTCLAVLAGREADAAVLGYEMAMLVKSVRPYLVTAPRQQSVESSAMRS; encoded by the coding sequence ATGGCGAGCGATGCGCCGACCGCCCATGTTTCCGATCTCGACTGGCTGATGAGCGGCCTCGTGCAGCGCGTACCGCACACGAGTGCAGCGGTGCTCCTGTCCTGCGACGGGCTCGTGAAGTCCGTACACGGCCTCGACCCGGACAGCGCCGACCACATGGCCGCCCTGGCCTCCGGCCTGTACTCCCTCGGTCGCAGCGCCGGCGTCCGCTTCGGCGACGGCGGCGACGTCCGGCAGGTCGTGGTCGAACTCGACTCGACCCTGCTGTTCGTCACCACCGCCGGCTCCGGCACCTGCCTGGCCGTGCTCGCCGGCCGCGAGGCCGACGCGGCCGTGCTCGGCTACGAGATGGCGATGCTGGTCAAGAGCGTCCGCCCGTACCTGGTCACGGCCCCCCGCCAGCAGTCCGTCGAATCCTCGGCGATGAGGTCTTGA
- a CDS encoding DUF742 domain-containing protein has protein sequence MVAAGDGPWLDDAAGRLVRPFTVSNGRTRPTVALDLMSQVMATGATPLGYLGPEHAQALERCSVPVAVAEVAAHLKLPVAVTKVLLADLVDCGALTTKPPAFHHNPTDRALLEAVLDGLRRQL, from the coding sequence GTGGTGGCGGCCGGTGACGGGCCCTGGCTCGACGACGCGGCCGGGCGGCTGGTGCGCCCGTTCACGGTCAGCAACGGCCGCACCCGTCCCACCGTCGCGCTCGACCTGATGTCGCAGGTGATGGCCACCGGGGCGACCCCCCTCGGCTACCTCGGCCCCGAGCACGCGCAGGCACTCGAGCGGTGCAGTGTGCCCGTCGCTGTCGCGGAGGTCGCCGCCCATCTGAAGCTGCCGGTGGCCGTCACCAAGGTGCTGCTGGCGGACCTCGTCGACTGCGGGGCGCTGACCACCAAGCCCCCCGCGTTCCACCACAACCCGACGGACCGGGCCCTTCTGGAGGCAGTGCTCGATGGACTACGACGACAGCTCTGA
- a CDS encoding GTP-binding protein, translating to MDYDDSSDYADRSGHGGDPFPAALKILVAGGFGVGKTTFVGAVSEIAPLSTEELLTTVSAATDNLDGIENKVETTVAMDFGRITLDPKHVLYLFGTPGQERFLFMWDELCEGALGAVILADTRRLQECFAAVDFFEQRGLDFIVAVNEFDGAYRYDPDEVRAALDLSDEIPVVCCDARISSSGVQTLLTLVRHLIAHTPAPTTGYGAHM from the coding sequence ATGGACTACGACGACAGCTCTGACTACGCCGACCGTTCCGGCCACGGTGGCGACCCGTTCCCCGCCGCCCTCAAGATCCTCGTGGCGGGCGGGTTCGGGGTGGGCAAGACGACCTTCGTCGGCGCGGTCAGCGAGATCGCGCCACTCAGCACTGAGGAGCTGCTCACCACCGTCAGCGCCGCGACCGACAACCTCGACGGCATCGAGAACAAGGTCGAGACGACCGTGGCCATGGACTTCGGCCGCATCACGCTCGACCCGAAACACGTGCTGTACCTGTTCGGAACCCCCGGGCAGGAGCGGTTCTTGTTCATGTGGGACGAGTTGTGCGAGGGCGCGCTCGGGGCGGTCATCCTCGCCGACACCCGGCGCCTCCAGGAGTGTTTCGCGGCCGTCGACTTCTTCGAACAGCGCGGCCTCGACTTCATCGTGGCCGTCAACGAGTTCGACGGCGCCTACCGGTACGACCCCGACGAGGTGCGTGCGGCCCTCGACCTCTCCGACGAGATCCCCGTCGTGTGCTGCGACGCCCGGATCTCCAGCTCCGGGGTCCAGACCCTGCTCACCCTCGTGCGCCACCTCATCGCCCATACGCCGGCCCCCACCACGGGGTATGGCGCCCACATGTGA
- a CDS encoding GAF domain-containing protein → MSYDPPRPAGRLLLTPEDKEAPARVGRLRLLGLGERPEPALDAFAHGLAELTGAPYAMVNFPDERGQFYAGLCVPAVAPVVRSDGTSARVGRTLPRDHGFCPHVVTRRKALVLEDVHDYPRFAGNPVVDEFGIRSYLGAPLIDGTGLVLGTISVADVGPRPWGKPGLTAIKEHAAQLVVQLEGWDGRLPY, encoded by the coding sequence ATGAGCTACGACCCGCCGCGCCCGGCCGGTCGTCTGCTGCTCACACCCGAGGACAAGGAGGCTCCCGCCCGCGTCGGCCGACTGCGCCTGCTGGGCCTGGGCGAGCGCCCAGAACCCGCGCTCGACGCCTTCGCGCACGGTCTCGCCGAGCTCACCGGGGCGCCGTACGCCATGGTCAACTTCCCGGACGAGCGGGGCCAGTTCTACGCGGGCCTGTGCGTTCCGGCCGTCGCGCCGGTGGTGCGGAGCGACGGCACCAGCGCCCGGGTGGGCCGTACTCTGCCTCGCGACCATGGTTTCTGCCCCCATGTGGTGACGCGACGCAAGGCCCTGGTCCTGGAGGATGTCCACGACTATCCGAGGTTCGCGGGCAACCCGGTGGTCGACGAGTTCGGTATCCGCTCCTATCTGGGAGCACCGCTCATCGACGGTACGGGCCTGGTACTGGGCACCATCAGCGTCGCCGACGTCGGGCCCCGGCCGTGGGGGAAGCCGGGCCTGACCGCCATCAAGGAACACGCCGCACAGCTCGTCGTGCAGCTGGAGGGCTGGGACGGCCGGCTGCCCTACTGA
- the tdh gene encoding L-threonine 3-dehydrogenase codes for MKALVKQKAEPGLWLADVPEPAVGPGDVLIKVLRTGICGTDLHIRSWDGWARQAIRTPLVVGHEFVGEVVETGRDVTDIDIGDRVSGEGHLVCGKCRNCLAGRRHLCRATIGLGVGRDGAFAEYVVLPAANVWVHRVPVDLDVAAIFDPFGNAVHTALSFPLVGEDVLITGAGPIGLMAAAVAGHAGARHVMITDVSEERLELARKIGVSLALNVAGATIADGQRTLGLREGFDIGLEMSGRPEAMRDMIANMTHGGRIAMLGLPAQEFPVDWARIVTSMITVKGIYGREMFETWYAMSVLLEGGLDLAPVITGRYGFRDFEAAFADAASGRGGKVILDWTA; via the coding sequence GTGAAGGCGCTGGTCAAGCAGAAGGCGGAGCCCGGGCTGTGGCTCGCGGACGTCCCGGAGCCCGCCGTGGGGCCCGGTGACGTGCTCATCAAGGTGCTGCGCACCGGTATCTGTGGCACCGACCTGCACATCAGGTCCTGGGACGGCTGGGCGCGGCAGGCGATCCGCACCCCGCTCGTGGTCGGGCACGAGTTCGTCGGGGAGGTCGTGGAGACCGGACGGGACGTCACCGACATCGACATCGGTGACCGGGTGAGCGGCGAAGGCCACCTGGTGTGCGGCAAGTGCCGCAACTGCCTGGCCGGCCGCCGTCATCTGTGCCGGGCGACCATAGGGCTGGGGGTGGGCCGGGACGGGGCGTTCGCCGAGTACGTCGTCCTGCCCGCCGCCAACGTCTGGGTGCACCGGGTGCCCGTCGACCTCGACGTGGCAGCGATCTTCGACCCGTTCGGCAACGCCGTGCACACCGCGCTGTCGTTCCCGCTGGTCGGTGAGGACGTGCTGATCACCGGCGCGGGCCCGATCGGTCTGATGGCCGCCGCCGTGGCCGGGCACGCCGGCGCCCGCCATGTCATGATCACCGACGTCAGCGAGGAGCGGCTGGAACTGGCCCGCAAGATCGGTGTCAGCCTCGCGCTCAATGTCGCCGGCGCCACCATCGCCGACGGGCAGCGCACGCTCGGCCTGCGCGAGGGCTTCGACATCGGCCTGGAGATGTCCGGCCGTCCCGAGGCGATGCGGGACATGATCGCCAACATGACACACGGCGGCCGGATCGCGATGCTCGGCCTGCCCGCGCAGGAGTTCCCCGTCGACTGGGCCCGGATCGTCACCTCGATGATCACCGTCAAGGGCATCTACGGCCGCGAGATGTTCGAGACCTGGTACGCGATGTCCGTGCTGCTGGAAGGCGGCCTCGACCTCGCGCCCGTGATCACCGGCCGGTACGGCTTCCGCGACTTCGAGGCGGCGTTCGCCGACGCGGCGAGCGGCCGCGGCGGCAAGGTCATCCTCGACTGGACCGCGTAA
- a CDS encoding glycine C-acetyltransferase: MFDSVRDDLRATLDEIRAAGLHKPERVIGSPQSATVNVTAGGRPGEVLNFCANNYLGLADHPEVVAAAHEALDRWGYGMASVRFICGTQEVHKELEARLSAFLGQEDTILYSSCFDANGGVFETLLGPEDAVISDALNHASIIDGIRLSKARRLRYANRDLAELEARLKEASDARRRLIVTDGVFSMDGYVAPLREICDLADRYDAMVMVDDSHAVGFVGPGGRGTPELHGVMDRVDIITGTLGKALGGASGGYVAARAEIVALLRQRSRPYLFSNTLAPVIAAASLKVLDLLESADDLRVRLAENTALFRSRMTEEGFDVLPGDHPIAPVMIGDAAVAGRMAELLLERGVYVIGFSYPVVPQGQARIRVQLSAAHSTQDVNRAVDAFVAARAELAGSETPAT, encoded by the coding sequence ATGTTCGACTCCGTGCGCGACGACCTGCGCGCCACCCTCGACGAGATCCGCGCCGCCGGACTGCACAAGCCCGAGCGCGTGATCGGCAGCCCGCAGTCCGCCACCGTGAACGTCACCGCGGGCGGCCGGCCGGGCGAGGTCCTCAACTTCTGCGCCAACAACTACCTCGGCCTCGCCGACCACCCCGAGGTCGTCGCCGCCGCCCACGAGGCCCTGGACCGCTGGGGCTACGGCATGGCGTCCGTCCGCTTCATCTGCGGCACCCAGGAGGTGCACAAGGAACTGGAGGCGCGGCTGTCGGCGTTCCTCGGCCAGGAGGACACGATCCTGTACTCCTCCTGCTTCGACGCCAACGGCGGCGTGTTCGAGACGCTGCTCGGCCCCGAGGACGCGGTCATCTCCGACGCGCTCAACCACGCGTCGATCATCGACGGCATCCGGCTGTCCAAGGCCCGCCGCCTGCGGTACGCCAACCGTGATCTGGCCGAGCTGGAGGCCCGGCTGAAGGAGGCCTCCGACGCGCGCCGGAGGCTGATCGTCACCGACGGCGTCTTCTCCATGGACGGCTACGTCGCCCCGCTGCGCGAGATCTGCGACCTCGCCGACCGCTACGACGCGATGGTCATGGTCGACGACTCGCACGCCGTCGGCTTCGTCGGCCCCGGCGGCCGCGGCACACCCGAGCTGCACGGCGTCATGGACCGCGTCGACATCATCACCGGCACCCTCGGCAAGGCGCTCGGCGGCGCCTCGGGCGGTTACGTCGCGGCCCGTGCCGAGATCGTCGCCCTGCTGCGCCAGCGCTCCCGGCCGTACCTCTTCTCCAACACCCTCGCCCCGGTGATCGCGGCGGCCTCCCTGAAGGTGCTCGACCTTCTGGAGTCGGCGGACGACCTGCGCGTCCGGCTCGCCGAGAACACGGCCCTCTTCCGCAGCCGCATGACCGAGGAGGGCTTCGACGTCCTGCCCGGTGACCACCCCATCGCCCCGGTGATGATCGGCGACGCGGCGGTCGCCGGGCGCATGGCGGAGCTGCTGCTGGAGCGCGGTGTGTACGTGATCGGCTTCTCGTACCCGGTCGTCCCGCAGGGCCAGGCCCGGATCCGCGTCCAGCTGTCGGCCGCGCACTCGACGCAGGACGTCAACCGCGCGGTCGACGCCTTCGTGGCGGCACGGGCGGAGCTGGCCGGCTCGGAAACACCGGCGACCTGA
- a CDS encoding LysR family transcriptional regulator, which yields MIEARRLHILRAVADHRTVTAAAAALYLTPSAVSQQLAALEQETGHRLVERGAKGVRLTPAGEILLSHTNAVLAQLERAEAELAAYSSGAAGTVTVASFATGIALVVAPAVARLAESAPGIRIRVQDAEGDASLPMVLDRQVDVAVAVEYRGAPPADDPRLTHVPLYAEPFDAVVPVTHRLADAAEVPLAELAKDAWIGPYPGNPCHDVVVLACENAGFQPRMEHSSDDFRAVVALASADAGVALVPRSALRGMDLAGVVVRPVDGTAPTRRVFAAVRRGAEEHPLIRPVLDALGAAAQV from the coding sequence ATGATCGAAGCGCGGCGGCTCCACATCCTCCGTGCGGTGGCCGACCACCGTACGGTGACGGCGGCTGCCGCCGCGCTGTACCTGACCCCGTCGGCCGTGTCCCAGCAGCTCGCCGCGCTGGAGCAGGAGACCGGGCACCGGCTCGTCGAGCGCGGGGCCAAGGGCGTACGCCTCACCCCCGCCGGTGAGATCCTGCTCAGCCACACCAACGCGGTCCTCGCCCAACTGGAGCGGGCCGAGGCCGAACTGGCCGCCTACAGCTCGGGAGCCGCCGGCACCGTCACCGTCGCCTCCTTCGCGACCGGCATCGCCCTGGTCGTCGCGCCCGCGGTGGCCCGCCTCGCCGAGTCGGCGCCCGGGATCCGCATCCGCGTCCAGGACGCCGAGGGCGACGCCAGCCTGCCGATGGTGCTGGACCGGCAGGTCGATGTCGCCGTCGCCGTCGAGTACCGGGGCGCCCCGCCCGCCGACGACCCGCGACTGACCCACGTACCGCTGTACGCCGAGCCCTTCGACGCGGTCGTGCCGGTCACTCACCGTCTGGCCGACGCGGCGGAGGTCCCGCTCGCCGAACTGGCCAAGGACGCGTGGATCGGCCCGTACCCCGGCAACCCCTGCCATGACGTGGTGGTCCTGGCCTGCGAGAACGCCGGCTTCCAGCCCCGTATGGAGCACTCCTCGGACGACTTCCGCGCGGTCGTCGCCCTCGCCTCCGCCGACGCGGGCGTCGCCCTCGTGCCGCGCTCGGCGCTGCGCGGCATGGACCTCGCCGGAGTGGTCGTCCGCCCCGTCGACGGCACGGCCCCCACCCGGCGGGTCTTCGCCGCCGTACGCCGGGGAGCCGAGGAGCATCCCCTGATCCGCCCGGTGCTGGACGCGCTCGGTGCGGCGGCGCAGGTGTGA
- a CDS encoding helix-turn-helix domain-containing protein yields MRSDDADEVDARLGARLAELRTEHGYSLGELADRSGVSRSTLSRAERAEISPTASLLNRLCAVYGRTMSQLLSEVEAEPAPVVRTADQPVWQDQASGFVRRSVSPPHAALRGELVEGRLTADADIAYDRPPVAGLEQHIWVLEGALDVTAQDTEHHLGTGDCLRMRVWGPTRFRCAAPEGVRYLLAVVRP; encoded by the coding sequence ATGAGAAGCGACGACGCGGACGAGGTCGACGCCCGGCTGGGTGCCCGCCTGGCCGAGCTGCGGACCGAACACGGCTACTCCCTGGGCGAGTTGGCGGACCGCAGCGGAGTGAGCCGCTCCACGCTGTCCCGCGCCGAGCGGGCGGAGATCAGCCCCACGGCCTCCCTCCTGAACCGCCTGTGCGCCGTCTACGGGCGGACCATGTCCCAGCTGCTCAGCGAGGTCGAGGCCGAACCGGCCCCCGTGGTGCGGACCGCCGACCAGCCCGTCTGGCAGGACCAGGCCTCCGGCTTCGTACGGCGGTCCGTGTCGCCGCCTCACGCAGCCCTGCGCGGCGAACTCGTCGAGGGACGCCTCACCGCCGACGCCGACATCGCCTACGACCGTCCGCCCGTGGCCGGTCTGGAGCAGCACATCTGGGTCCTGGAAGGGGCCCTCGACGTGACCGCACAGGACACCGAACACCACCTCGGCACCGGAGACTGCCTGCGGATGCGTGTGTGGGGCCCCACCCGGTTCCGGTGCGCCGCTCCCGAGGGCGTCCGGTATCTGCTGGCGGTGGTGCGGCCGTGA